One part of the Chryseobacterium sp. 7 genome encodes these proteins:
- a CDS encoding DUF456 domain-containing protein — protein MDTTVINIFCLILLFVGILGTFLPVLPGLLLSICGLLLYKFGTDADLPMIYIWAFGILTAASIVLSYVIPAKTNRKYGGTRWGSIGSVIGTIVGIFIPIPLGFLVGMFAGVFIGELLHDSKDMNKALQSTKGALIGFIYGTGFSFVVGVAMFLVVLLNMFNVI, from the coding sequence ATGGATACAACGGTTATTAATATTTTCTGTCTTATTCTCCTGTTTGTCGGAATACTGGGAACCTTTCTTCCTGTTTTACCGGGACTTTTGCTGAGTATATGCGGACTTCTGCTCTATAAATTCGGGACGGATGCGGATCTTCCTATGATCTATATCTGGGCTTTCGGGATTCTTACAGCAGCTTCTATAGTGTTAAGCTATGTTATCCCTGCAAAAACCAACAGAAAATATGGTGGAACACGCTGGGGAAGTATTGGTTCTGTAATAGGAACTATTGTGGGAATATTTATACCGATTCCCTTAGGCTTTCTTGTGGGGATGTTTGCAGGAGTATTTATCGGTGAGTTGCTTCATGACAGTAAAGACATGAACAAAGCTTTACAATCTACCAAAGGAGCTTTAATTGGGTTTATTTATGGAACCGGATTTAGCTTTGTGGTAGGAGTGGCAATGTTTTTGGTAGTACTTCTTAATATGTTCAATGTCATTTAA
- a CDS encoding uracil-DNA glycosylase — protein MTWTEVLAPIKSTEYFTTLWEKVKNEYATTKVFPPKNQIFRALELTAFDDVEVVIIGQDPYHNDYQANGLCFSVSEQVTAPPSLKNIFIELKDDLGVERTSKELDDWGRQGVLLLNATLTVRAHSPNSHKDLGWEQFTNFIIKEISDKKENVVFVLWGAFAQKKAELIDPAKHFILKSAHPSPFSVYRGFFGSKPFSKINEYLISKGKKPISW, from the coding sequence ATGACCTGGACAGAAGTTTTAGCACCTATAAAGAGCACAGAATACTTTACAACCCTTTGGGAGAAAGTGAAAAATGAATATGCCACAACAAAAGTTTTTCCTCCGAAAAATCAGATTTTCAGAGCATTGGAGCTTACTGCTTTTGATGATGTGGAAGTGGTTATTATTGGGCAGGATCCTTATCATAATGATTATCAGGCCAACGGTTTGTGTTTTTCAGTTTCCGAACAGGTTACCGCGCCGCCATCCCTTAAAAATATTTTTATTGAACTAAAAGATGATCTTGGAGTTGAAAGAACTTCCAAAGAGCTTGATGACTGGGGAAGACAGGGGGTTCTGCTACTGAATGCAACTCTAACGGTTCGTGCCCATTCTCCAAATTCTCATAAAGATCTGGGCTGGGAACAGTTCACCAACTTTATCATTAAGGAAATTTCAGACAAAAAAGAGAATGTAGTTTTTGTATTGTGGGGCGCTTTTGCACAAAAAAAAGCCGAACTCATAGATCCGGCTAAGCATTTTATTCTGAAATCGGCACACCCTTCACCATTTTCTGTTTACAGAGGTTTTTTTGGAAGTAAGCCTTTTTCAAAAATTAACGAGTATCTTATTTCCAAAGGGAAGAAGCCTATTTCGTGGTAG
- a CDS encoding GNAT family N-acetyltransferase: MKLETKRLLLRDINESHVEDILRIRSNEVINQFVIRNSPKNNYDALQFILTIKERTKNNQTIYLGISLKDQPNLIGTICLWNFSNDRKTAEVGYELLPEYHRQGIMSEALKAVLDFGFNEMHLDEIIAITNKFNENSKGILLKHDFILLEGEKDEGFPDNIIFSLKRFS; this comes from the coding sequence ATGAAACTGGAAACCAAAAGATTATTACTGAGAGACATCAACGAAAGCCACGTTGAGGATATTTTACGCATTCGAAGCAATGAAGTAATCAATCAGTTTGTTATAAGGAACTCACCGAAAAATAATTATGACGCGCTCCAGTTTATCTTGACCATTAAAGAAAGAACTAAAAACAACCAAACCATTTATTTGGGGATTTCTTTAAAAGATCAGCCGAATCTTATCGGAACAATTTGTCTCTGGAATTTTTCTAATGACAGAAAAACTGCAGAAGTCGGTTATGAATTATTACCGGAATACCACAGACAGGGAATTATGTCTGAAGCATTGAAAGCCGTTTTAGATTTTGGTTTTAATGAAATGCATTTGGATGAAATTATAGCCATCACCAATAAATTCAATGAAAATTCAAAAGGAATTCTCCTGAAACATGATTTTATTTTGTTGGAAGGAGAAAAGGATGAAGGATTTCCGGATAATATTATTTTTAGCCTGAAAAGATTTTCCTGA
- a CDS encoding endonuclease MutS2: MYIDKEDLDELEFPQLLAEISPFAYSPKTREKILQLRPMEIDEAELSLKKTSEYLSSFESSNAIPFDEYEDIESELKLMLIENYRLENAAFIRIKTITEQIGKLQKFFPTMPETFPTLLEEVSVLEFRKEIIDKVEKVFNRFGEVKSEASPALKGIRTEIQHAKKAIQENFNRALTTYGQSDFLDDIRETIIDDQRVLAVKSGFKKRVAGRTLGISKTGSITYIQPDSVVKHYFKLRENEEEEKKEIDKVLRKLTAELAEFQPQLWRYQVYIFDLDLTRAKAKFGELTNGILPKINHHKTLRLKDAYHPLLWLRNKIENKIIHPQTLTLTDHNRIICISGPNAGGKSITLKTVGLLQLMIQSGILVPVHPKSEMFFFEKIMTDIGDNQSIENHLSTYSSRLKKMSGIIREADANTLLLIDEFGTGSDPELGGALAESFMEFFYDKKSFAIITTHYTNIKLVIEQLPNAQNAAMLFNEETLEPMYKLEVGQAGSSFTFEVAEKNKIPRFIIHSAKKKVEHDIVNLDKTIVKLQQEKFEVEKLKSDLAERKESVEDKRDNLQKLNDQLQQKLFNFQKLYEEEHRKLQFGNKIEAFIDSYTKGKSRKDVVKDFVKLLEQEKFRKLGSDKDETKRLQVVKRKITQQLKKEEVIEKIAETNERLEEQRKTDRAVWMKIGQRVRITGSTSVGTIEKISRNKVIVNYGTFKTTIDADELERI, encoded by the coding sequence GTGTATATAGATAAAGAAGATTTAGACGAATTAGAGTTTCCGCAATTGCTCGCGGAAATCTCCCCATTTGCGTATTCTCCCAAAACAAGAGAAAAAATTCTTCAACTTCGTCCCATGGAAATTGACGAGGCGGAACTTTCATTAAAAAAAACGTCAGAATATCTGTCCAGTTTTGAAAGTTCAAATGCGATTCCGTTTGATGAATATGAAGATATTGAAAGTGAGCTGAAATTGATGCTGATTGAGAATTACCGTCTGGAAAATGCAGCTTTCATCAGAATAAAAACCATCACGGAACAGATCGGAAAACTTCAGAAGTTCTTCCCTACCATGCCGGAAACATTTCCTACTTTATTAGAAGAGGTTTCTGTGCTGGAATTCAGAAAAGAGATCATTGATAAGGTAGAGAAGGTTTTTAACCGTTTTGGTGAAGTAAAAAGTGAAGCTTCCCCTGCTTTGAAAGGCATAAGAACTGAAATTCAGCATGCTAAAAAAGCGATTCAGGAAAATTTCAACCGTGCGCTTACCACGTATGGACAAAGTGACTTTTTGGATGACATCCGGGAAACCATTATTGATGACCAAAGAGTTCTGGCAGTAAAGTCAGGATTTAAAAAGAGGGTCGCAGGAAGAACATTAGGAATTTCTAAAACAGGTTCTATCACTTATATTCAGCCGGACAGCGTTGTAAAGCATTATTTCAAGCTTCGTGAAAATGAAGAGGAAGAGAAGAAAGAAATTGATAAAGTTCTCCGTAAACTTACTGCAGAACTGGCGGAATTTCAACCACAGCTATGGAGATACCAGGTTTATATTTTTGACCTTGATCTTACGAGAGCTAAAGCAAAATTTGGTGAACTGACCAACGGAATTCTTCCGAAAATCAACCATCATAAAACATTAAGATTAAAAGATGCTTATCATCCTCTGTTATGGTTAAGAAATAAGATTGAAAACAAAATCATCCATCCACAGACGCTAACTCTAACGGATCATAACAGAATTATCTGTATTTCCGGTCCGAATGCCGGTGGAAAATCAATTACCCTGAAAACAGTAGGATTATTACAGCTGATGATTCAGAGTGGTATTCTTGTTCCGGTTCATCCGAAATCTGAAATGTTTTTCTTCGAGAAAATCATGACTGATATTGGTGATAACCAATCTATTGAAAACCATTTGTCCACTTATTCATCGAGGTTAAAGAAAATGTCAGGAATCATCCGTGAGGCTGATGCCAATACGCTTTTATTAATTGATGAATTTGGTACAGGTTCTGATCCTGAGCTTGGAGGTGCCCTGGCAGAAAGTTTCATGGAGTTTTTCTATGATAAAAAGAGTTTTGCCATTATCACAACTCACTATACCAACATTAAACTGGTGATAGAACAGCTTCCAAACGCACAGAATGCAGCCATGCTCTTCAATGAAGAAACATTGGAACCGATGTATAAACTGGAAGTAGGACAGGCAGGAAGCTCATTCACTTTTGAGGTTGCGGAAAAGAATAAAATCCCAAGATTCATCATTCATTCTGCCAAGAAAAAGGTGGAACACGATATCGTTAATCTTGATAAAACGATTGTAAAACTGCAACAGGAAAAGTTTGAAGTAGAAAAACTAAAATCTGATCTTGCTGAAAGAAAGGAATCTGTAGAAGACAAACGTGATAACCTTCAGAAACTGAATGACCAGCTTCAGCAGAAATTATTCAATTTCCAGAAACTGTATGAGGAAGAACACCGTAAACTTCAGTTCGGAAACAAGATTGAAGCATTTATAGACAGCTATACCAAAGGGAAATCCAGAAAGGATGTTGTAAAAGACTTTGTAAAGCTTCTTGAACAGGAGAAATTCAGAAAATTAGGAAGTGATAAAGATGAAACGAAACGTCTGCAGGTTGTGAAGAGAAAAATTACTCAACAGCTGAAAAAGGAAGAAGTAATTGAAAAAATTGCTGAAACCAATGAAAGACTGGAAGAACAACGTAAAACCGACCGTGCCGTCTGGATGAAAATCGGGCAGCGTGTTCGTATTACCGGAAGTACCAGTGTGGGAACCATTGAAAAAATTTCACGCAACAAAGTGATCGTCAATTACGGAACTTTCAAAACCACAATTGATGCAGATGAACTAGAAAGAATTTAA
- a CDS encoding ATP-binding cassette domain-containing protein, translating into MSKLHVDSVTKSFNERKILQDIYIGCETGQIMGLLGRNGSGKSTLLKIIFGVEHGDTQFIKYDNKILKSISDRKNRISYLPQDLFLPKYIKIKNLIPLFCNQKNTELLFTSEFIQPFLDQKPKTLSKGEQRIIETLMVIYSEADFILLDEPFHSLSPKVTEELKKNIRQQSSYKGFIISDHNFKDVLDISDYIYLLSGGHLKQIQDLSELQRYNYLPKSI; encoded by the coding sequence ATGAGTAAACTGCATGTTGATAGTGTAACAAAATCTTTTAATGAAAGAAAAATCCTGCAGGATATTTATATAGGATGTGAAACAGGACAAATCATGGGATTACTTGGCAGAAATGGAAGCGGAAAATCAACGCTGCTAAAAATTATCTTTGGAGTGGAACATGGCGATACTCAGTTTATAAAATATGACAATAAAATTCTGAAAAGCATATCCGATAGAAAAAACAGAATTTCCTATTTGCCACAGGATCTTTTTTTACCAAAATATATAAAAATCAAAAATCTGATTCCTCTTTTTTGTAATCAGAAAAATACTGAGCTGCTCTTTACTTCAGAATTCATACAGCCTTTCCTTGATCAAAAACCTAAAACCCTCTCCAAAGGTGAACAGAGAATTATTGAAACGCTTATGGTCATTTATTCTGAAGCAGACTTTATTTTATTGGACGAGCCATTTCACAGTCTTTCTCCAAAAGTTACTGAAGAATTAAAGAAAAATATCCGCCAGCAATCTTCTTATAAAGGATTTATTATTTCTGATCATAACTTTAAGGATGTTTTGGATATTTCTGATTATATCTATCTGCTTTCTGGCGGTCATCTGAAACAAATACAAGATTTAAGTGAACTGCAGCGCTATAATTATCTTCCGAAAAGCATTTAA
- a CDS encoding acyl-CoA thioesterase gives MTTEERIEASETRIFKAVFPNTTNHYDTLFGGTAMQLMDEVAFITATRFARKRVVTVSSDKIDFKKPIPAGTIVELIGKVSYVGKTSMKVNVEIYTEQMYSYEREKAIVGDFTFVAIDEFKKPIQIL, from the coding sequence ATGACTACAGAAGAAAGAATTGAAGCATCCGAAACCAGAATCTTTAAAGCGGTTTTCCCTAACACAACCAATCATTATGATACCCTTTTCGGTGGTACGGCTATGCAGCTGATGGACGAAGTAGCTTTCATTACTGCTACCCGATTTGCAAGAAAAAGAGTGGTAACGGTAAGCAGTGACAAAATAGATTTCAAAAAACCTATTCCTGCCGGAACAATTGTTGAGCTGATCGGGAAAGTTTCCTACGTGGGAAAGACCAGTATGAAGGTAAACGTTGAGATCTACACAGAACAGATGTATTCCTATGAAAGAGAAAAAGCCATTGTAGGTGATTTTACTTTTGTGGCGATTGACGAATTCAAGAAACCAATCCAAATACTATAA
- a CDS encoding HD domain-containing protein — MKIQKEIDFILAVDALKNVQRRNYNADDSRRENTAEHSWQIIILAQILYPYAKNRADIDLLRVIRMLSIHDLVEIEAGDTFIFDEQAMVGKFEREKASAQKIFGILDEPLRTEFFNLWLEFEDEKTPDAVFACGIDRIMPFILNSHTSGKSWTEAGVTEKQIRNMLENAIGRASDEMGEAFDVLLNRSLETEKVIKSL, encoded by the coding sequence ATGAAAATTCAGAAAGAGATAGATTTTATTCTGGCAGTAGATGCGCTTAAAAATGTACAGCGAAGAAATTATAATGCAGATGATTCCCGAAGAGAAAATACAGCAGAACATTCATGGCAGATTATCATTCTGGCTCAGATTCTTTATCCGTATGCTAAAAACCGCGCAGATATAGACTTATTAAGGGTAATAAGAATGCTTTCCATTCATGATCTTGTAGAGATTGAAGCCGGAGATACTTTTATTTTTGATGAACAGGCCATGGTAGGAAAGTTTGAAAGGGAAAAAGCATCTGCCCAAAAGATTTTTGGAATATTGGATGAACCTTTGCGTACAGAATTTTTTAATCTATGGCTTGAATTTGAAGATGAGAAAACACCGGATGCTGTTTTCGCCTGTGGGATTGACAGAATCATGCCGTTTATCTTAAACTCCCATACTTCAGGGAAAAGCTGGACGGAAGCCGGAGTAACAGAAAAACAAATTCGAAATATGCTTGAAAATGCCATAGGCAGAGCATCAGATGAAATGGGAGAGGCTTTTGATGTGTTACTGAACAGAAGTCTGGAAACAGAAAAAGTGATCAAATCACTTTAA
- a CDS encoding XAC2610-related protein gives MNIFSKYRHLPAFVLLGPACFGQYQFEIKNASKSYDAILQIENCYDDRCGGKGKVELFDNKNSKVQTFVSDDLVLYAEQGQKLIPKKLIPLSKDQRAVIIDDFNFDGTEDVAIRNGNMGNYSGASYDVYVFNKTRMGFEKSDELTELGSNGLDIFDVDAQRKRLITYGKSGCCDIFTTEYAVIPNKGLDKVFEKEEDMTVEGRVKVTTKEKINNKWITRTKVYPSDQYNRNKK, from the coding sequence ATGAATATATTTAGTAAGTATAGGCATTTGCCGGCTTTTGTTCTGCTTGGACCTGCATGTTTCGGACAATATCAGTTTGAGATTAAAAATGCCTCAAAGAGCTATGATGCTATCCTCCAGATAGAAAACTGTTATGATGACAGATGTGGAGGAAAAGGAAAGGTGGAGTTATTTGATAACAAAAACAGCAAAGTACAGACTTTTGTTTCTGATGATCTTGTTTTGTATGCTGAACAAGGGCAAAAACTGATTCCAAAGAAATTGATTCCTCTTTCAAAAGATCAGCGGGCAGTGATTATAGATGACTTTAATTTTGACGGAACAGAAGACGTGGCAATAAGAAACGGGAATATGGGAAACTATAGCGGTGCATCTTATGATGTATATGTCTTCAACAAAACAAGAATGGGGTTTGAGAAAAGTGATGAGCTTACAGAGCTGGGTTCAAACGGTCTTGATATTTTTGATGTGGATGCTCAACGTAAACGCCTCATCACCTATGGAAAATCCGGCTGCTGTGATATTTTTACTACAGAATATGCTGTAATTCCGAATAAAGGACTTGATAAGGTCTTTGAAAAAGAGGAAGATATGACTGTTGAGGGCCGCGTAAAAGTAACTACAAAAGAAAAGATAAATAATAAATGGATTACCAGAACAAAGGTATATCCGTCAGATCAATATAACAGAAATAAGAAGTAA
- a CDS encoding PadR family transcriptional regulator gives MNTENTKAQMRKGILEFCILSLINNREMYVSDLIDELKKGKLDVVEGTLYPLLTRLKNGEFLSYRWEESTGGPPRKYYQITEKGKLFLDELLNTWNELTASVNQITQQN, from the coding sequence ATGAATACCGAAAATACCAAAGCGCAAATGCGAAAAGGAATTCTGGAATTCTGTATTCTAAGTCTCATCAATAATCGAGAAATGTATGTTTCTGATCTTATTGACGAACTGAAAAAAGGAAAACTGGATGTAGTGGAAGGAACCCTCTACCCTCTTCTTACAAGACTTAAAAACGGAGAGTTTCTCTCTTACAGATGGGAAGAATCTACAGGAGGACCACCCAGAAAATATTATCAGATCACAGAAAAAGGAAAACTTTTTCTGGATGAACTTCTAAACACATGGAATGAACTGACAGCCTCAGTAAACCAAATCACCCAACAAAATTAA
- a CDS encoding PspC domain-containing protein, whose translation MNKTLSIGLAGFSFTIEEHAYIKLSDYLNALRSSLDASEADEVMHDIEIRMVEIFKDSLGKREVINDTDVEKVIAQIGSPEKIEEQEEAYFSEKTSTRNNNSGTNYTDKKQLFRDPEKQKVAGVCAGLAQYVGMDITTMRAIWLGIFILGIFTAAISSSLIGLLYVILWIVLPKAETAADFLKMQGKPMNFDNLKNESNKLVQFANESTQRVGEIYNENKPYISNASSGVWNIFKYIVGGFFVLMAVGSIIGVFVLFGLFGMDTDFPGANEIRFYMDDQGLDKVLAAMMVIGSLIPAILFSLLSIKIFSPKTKLRNIGWVIGGLFLLLIGLGTYFGISMAKKDMIYRGSKEDVENVAINTTSDTVYVDVKQINIPQNFKAYNNDIYSDKRTVFEEDYISVDVTRKPDIKTPYLIIKKEGKGYNFPIQMTVPVEIVNNKVLLPNYIKYPYEHRFRDYSLNYELVVPQKAVVLSMNKDRIHMDGDLDGDGINDEDQDTDEDHNGVRIEKNKITVNGSSIEFNSDDKDSIIVNGKKVPNNQAKKVIDSAVSNIKKSNKDMDIKIKDGKNEISIQTK comes from the coding sequence ATGAACAAGACACTCTCAATAGGACTCGCAGGTTTTTCTTTTACCATAGAAGAACACGCATATATAAAGCTCAGCGATTACCTGAATGCTCTGAGAAGCTCTCTGGATGCTTCTGAGGCTGATGAAGTAATGCATGACATAGAAATAAGAATGGTGGAGATTTTCAAAGATTCTTTAGGAAAACGTGAAGTGATCAACGATACCGATGTAGAAAAGGTAATCGCACAGATCGGAAGCCCTGAAAAAATTGAAGAACAGGAAGAAGCTTATTTTTCTGAAAAAACATCAACAAGAAATAACAATTCAGGAACTAACTATACCGATAAAAAACAACTGTTCCGTGATCCGGAAAAACAAAAAGTAGCAGGGGTTTGCGCAGGTTTAGCTCAATATGTAGGAATGGATATTACTACCATGAGAGCAATCTGGCTGGGAATCTTCATATTAGGAATTTTCACAGCTGCTATCTCTTCTTCATTAATCGGTCTTTTATATGTAATCCTTTGGATCGTACTTCCAAAAGCTGAAACAGCGGCAGATTTCCTGAAAATGCAGGGAAAGCCTATGAACTTCGACAATCTTAAGAATGAGTCTAATAAATTGGTACAGTTTGCCAATGAATCTACTCAGAGGGTCGGAGAAATCTATAACGAAAACAAACCTTACATCAGCAACGCAAGCAGCGGAGTATGGAATATATTCAAGTATATTGTAGGAGGATTCTTCGTATTGATGGCGGTAGGAAGCATTATCGGAGTATTTGTTTTATTCGGTCTTTTCGGAATGGATACAGATTTCCCGGGAGCTAACGAGATCAGATTCTATATGGATGATCAGGGACTTGATAAAGTACTGGCTGCCATGATGGTCATCGGAAGCTTAATTCCGGCAATCCTTTTCAGCTTATTAAGCATTAAGATTTTCTCTCCAAAAACAAAACTGAGAAATATCGGATGGGTAATAGGAGGTTTATTCCTTCTTCTGATCGGATTGGGAACTTATTTCGGAATCAGCATGGCTAAGAAAGATATGATCTATAGAGGAAGCAAAGAAGATGTAGAAAATGTAGCCATCAACACTACTTCAGATACGGTGTATGTGGATGTAAAACAGATCAATATTCCTCAGAATTTCAAAGCTTACAACAATGATATTTATTCTGACAAAAGAACAGTGTTCGAAGAAGACTATATTTCTGTAGATGTAACCAGAAAGCCAGATATTAAAACCCCTTATCTCATCATTAAAAAAGAAGGAAAAGGATATAACTTCCCCATCCAGATGACAGTTCCTGTAGAAATTGTGAACAACAAAGTATTACTTCCCAACTACATCAAATATCCATACGAACACAGATTCAGAGACTATAGTTTAAACTATGAACTTGTAGTTCCGCAAAAAGCAGTTGTTTTATCCATGAATAAAGATCGTATCCATATGGATGGAGACCTGGACGGAGATGGTATCAATGATGAAGATCAGGACACAGACGAAGACCACAACGGTGTTAGAATTGAAAAAAATAAAATCACGGTAAACGGTTCAAGTATTGAATTTAACTCTGATGATAAAGACAGCATCATTGTAAACGGTAAAAAAGTTCCGAACAACCAGGCAAAGAAAGTAATTGATTCTGCAGTGTCCAACATCAAAAAATCTAATAAAGATATGGACATCAAAATCAAAGACGGGAAAAACGAAATTTCCATACAAACTAAATAA
- a CDS encoding 1-acyl-sn-glycerol-3-phosphate acyltransferase — protein sequence MKKLIGKAMLKILGWKVVLQGDVNNLNRCILVVAPHTHNMEYILGNFAYWSLEKPLKIIIKDAHTKAWYGGVVKGLGGIGIDRSQKNDLVNFVANQFAKEDFSLVITPEGTRSWVPKWRKGFYHMALAAKVPIVLAAGDFKRNIVYLGYTIPYERIASVPFSEIMQEIQDYYVKNDIVPKVPENWNPNIMGTE from the coding sequence ATGAAAAAGCTGATAGGCAAAGCAATGCTAAAAATATTAGGTTGGAAAGTTGTTCTCCAGGGCGATGTCAACAACCTGAACAGGTGTATCCTTGTGGTAGCGCCACATACCCATAATATGGAATACATTTTAGGAAACTTCGCCTATTGGTCGCTGGAAAAACCTTTAAAAATCATCATTAAAGACGCTCACACCAAGGCATGGTACGGTGGTGTAGTAAAAGGACTTGGAGGTATTGGTATAGACAGAAGCCAGAAAAATGATCTGGTCAATTTTGTAGCCAACCAGTTTGCAAAAGAAGATTTTAGCCTTGTAATTACTCCGGAAGGTACCAGAAGCTGGGTTCCGAAATGGAGAAAAGGTTTCTACCACATGGCACTCGCTGCAAAAGTTCCTATTGTACTGGCAGCTGGGGATTTCAAAAGGAATATTGTGTATTTGGGCTATACAATCCCCTACGAAAGAATAGCTTCTGTTCCTTTTTCAGAAATCATGCAGGAAATTCAGGACTATTATGTAAAAAATGACATTGTTCCTAAAGTTCCTGAAAACTGGAATCCTAATATTATGGGTACTGAATAG
- a CDS encoding PaaI family thioesterase, giving the protein MKGQTKEEILAFINNWGDVTLAKTLEIKFIDIDLENETLTATMPVLPRTHQPFGIMHGGASCVLAETLGSSLSNIFIDGEKYYGVGTNINSNHLRSKKDGIVTATARFIRKGKTMHVSEIEIRDEKGVLINHTTMTNNIINR; this is encoded by the coding sequence ATGAAAGGTCAGACAAAAGAAGAAATATTAGCATTCATCAATAACTGGGGAGATGTAACGCTTGCCAAAACCCTTGAAATAAAATTCATAGATATTGATCTCGAAAATGAAACCCTTACCGCTACGATGCCGGTTCTTCCGAGAACTCATCAGCCGTTTGGGATTATGCACGGAGGAGCGAGCTGTGTTTTGGCTGAAACTTTAGGGTCAAGCCTGTCTAATATCTTTATTGATGGTGAAAAATATTACGGAGTGGGAACCAATATCAATTCGAACCACTTAAGAAGCAAAAAGGACGGAATTGTAACTGCTACCGCACGTTTTATCAGAAAAGGAAAAACAATGCATGTATCAGAAATTGAAATCCGTGATGAAAAAGGTGTTTTGATCAATCATACCACAATGACGAACAATATCATCAACAGATAA
- a CDS encoding chorismate-binding protein, which translates to MIYFKLPFDERLLSADEKNAKNAVHFISYNGLDQISFNGDIFEINPAKFDQTLITSDVLKDDTTNSSAETKEEYCSTLQQVIEVIKENSLPKLVYSRRKIFADFNTINYTESFKNLCTSYPNAFRYLFNDGENAWMGAFSEVLGKFNKSTHEFETMALAGTLPVPEAWSEKEIEEQKPVTSYIQDILKNYSENVEQSETYDHISGNIKHLRTDFKTTIQPSDLDSIIQDLHPTPAVCGIPKDFCNESIRKYEKFPREFYAGYIKVETEESILYFVNLRCARLYKDSVHIFVGGGITAQSNPGKEWRETELKSEAILKNLAIS; encoded by the coding sequence ATGATTTATTTCAAACTCCCTTTCGACGAGAGATTACTGTCTGCAGATGAAAAAAATGCTAAAAATGCAGTTCACTTTATTTCTTATAACGGTTTAGATCAAATCAGCTTCAACGGAGATATTTTTGAAATAAATCCTGCTAAATTTGATCAAACTCTCATCACCAGTGACGTTCTGAAAGATGACACTACAAATTCTTCCGCGGAAACCAAAGAAGAATACTGCAGTACTTTACAGCAAGTAATTGAAGTCATTAAAGAAAACAGCTTACCAAAGCTTGTCTATTCAAGAAGGAAGATCTTTGCAGACTTTAATACTATCAATTATACAGAGAGTTTTAAGAACTTATGTACATCTTATCCCAATGCTTTCAGATATCTGTTTAATGATGGAGAAAATGCCTGGATGGGAGCTTTTTCCGAAGTTTTAGGAAAGTTTAATAAATCAACTCACGAGTTTGAAACCATGGCTCTTGCCGGAACTCTTCCCGTACCTGAAGCATGGTCTGAAAAAGAAATAGAAGAGCAGAAACCCGTAACCTCTTATATTCAGGATATTCTGAAAAATTACTCTGAAAATGTAGAACAATCGGAAACCTACGATCACATTTCAGGGAACATAAAACATTTACGAACAGATTTTAAAACAACTATTCAGCCAAGCGATCTGGACAGCATCATTCAGGATTTGCACCCTACTCCGGCTGTTTGTGGAATTCCAAAGGATTTCTGTAATGAGAGTATTCGTAAGTATGAGAAATTCCCCCGCGAATTCTATGCCGGTTATATTAAAGTAGAAACCGAAGAAAGCATTCTTTATTTTGTGAATCTACGTTGTGCAAGGCTTTATAAAGATTCTGTACATATTTTTGTGGGAGGCGGAATAACAGCTCAAAGCAATCCGGGCAAAGAATGGAGAGAAACAGAACTGAAATCTGAAGCGATATTGAAAAACTTGGCTATTTCTTAG